ttcgtgagctACTAACCGATGAACCAttggaggcgcagtcacggtcaacatttgcatgaaataatcttcaattatatggaccgtactatcgattccaataaagatttcatgcgttTTTCTGagttgtatgtgtttttttttttgacaaactttcctatagctcttaaaaagtcaccctttagATTTTGAACTTCTTAAGAACTCCCGCCTTGTGCTAATCTGTTAAAGCTTATAACTCATATATATAACAATATTAACCTATCCCTGACACACTGTGCGACAAAATCCATGCCTTTTTATGGTGATGCATGGTTGGTGTTTTCTTCGATTTTTTCCACGCTTCCATACTTCGTTAATATTATATTATTGGTAAGTATGTTTGTGAGTTTTGTTgcgagatttttttcttttttgtcgaTGCTATCTGACAGTCAGTTTGCTGTTTTTATGCAAATTCATATTGGCAAAATATTTGCCATCTTTTTTACCCTCTATGCctcggtgtttttttttttcgactcAATCTCAAATAGCCATATTTCTGGTCCTGTTTCAATTTTTAACTAAAGTGGGATTTCTGCTGACAGCTGTTAGTCACCAGATTACAAAAAAGTAGAAACGAGGGGAAAATATTGATTTGGTGTCTGgaccattaaaaaaaatgtgtctACCACAAACGCAGCTACATCAATGTTGCAGTTTTAGCTTAACGCGTTTTGTGGCACGTTCAGGCGACTGCTTCCCCTCTGCTACCGGAAGCCTGTCTAATGCACTGATCCACCAGCCAGAGTTGTTGTCAGCCTCGAAGGTTTGAgatagaagaaaaaaatgaactgcgacttttgttttgaatttttaaaacgcCACATAGGTTTATTTAGAATTGtagtgttttttctttttctagcaCAGGAGATTATCACTGAGTGCCGTAGTATTGAATCTGTGTTTGATGTCAATCGCATAGCTTTTAGTTTACATTGACTTCTACATTGAAATGCTAGATAGGAAGTCACActtgtacattttttttttcattccacTTTACTGCATAGCAAATTAATCAAGTCGTAGGGCATAAATAAAGCAATCAAGCTTTGCGTCAGAAAAGTTTATGGAGTGTAcgatagtatttttttttatgtgtttAAATCGTTTCAatcattttcacttttagattATGATTTTTTAGAGAATTtagatttattttgatttcaagTACAAAAATGTCCAACACCTGCCTTCTGAGGGTTAAAGTTGGCATTTGGAAATAGGTCTTTGTTAATAATGAGAAacatagcatacttttaggtatATTCAATCTATAAACAAATGAAAGCTTATTAAAAGCCTTCATATGTTTCGGAAACGAATAATAAGAGGGTAATACCAGTATCGGAGAGCGAGAGGTGGTTTTGTTCCAAGCATGCGTAGCAAACTTAAATTTCCATATTCCAATATTCATAAGGAATGAAGTTCAGAGGTACAAGATAACATGCTACGGACTGTAGACCCGAAAGACGGAGGTAAGAGGGCAACACTATGGAACTGATGAAAAGACCAAGTCACGCTTTAAAATCAAATCCATCTGCTGTTCAATACTCTGTTGGGCTTTTCACGTGAAGAACTGTCAaactttatataaaaacaagtaaaagcgtgctaagtacggtcgggcctaatcttgggaacctaccacaatggattctgctaaaaatttatacaaaataaatttagctggagggcataattttactctacgtatcaaacttctgtcaaaccatcaaaaccggttgtacgatccaaatcagtctctcaggttatagactgatttggaccgtatttggcacatatattggaagttgtaacagaacacggcACACATTGGTTCAAGAGTGGCcgaaattcatttttttcatgttcgccgatttggataattttttggtattttgttgtCAGATAGTTGAATATTATGATTCCGTAATATTAGGCTGATATATTTAGTATTTCTTTGGACAGACACGCTCCAAGTTCTTATATGTTCGCTTGTTTAAAATGGCATGCAAATTTACTGTATATTCAATCTTTTGGTACAATCACAGTAAACTTATCATTTGACTTTGTTGTATATTTTCGTAAATGGCAATTGTCATAGATGAGATTTGCattaaaaaaagttggaaaaagtgccacataaaaaatttcgtagaacaaaatataaacaacatcaaaatttcaatgttcaTCAACTTCAGTGGACTGCATGTTTTTAGCGCTGTGGAGCGCTGTTTAACGAAAGACGTCAAATTACAGCTTGAAGTCTCagctaaaagctaaaaaaaaattcagctgcTCATACCTGCTCCTTTCCAAAAGAAAcagtaaaaactataaagtgatAAAGTAAGAAAACGTGAATTTTCGTtcatgcttgttgttgttgttgccataatTCTTTACTGTTAACAACAATAGAAGATCAAGCGATAGACTATTAGGTGCTGTGTTATCATTCATTTATTATGTTGTTGCATGCAATAACAACTACACATTATAAAAGAAGAGTTAATACAtagatttaaaattattttggccGCAATAAATTGTAATGCAGCAGTCGACACTagcaaatttcatatatattgcATGGATACTGCCAAGTTGTTTGTTGATCTCTATGGCTGGTACTACATGCCTGTAACTGTGCATAAGATTCTGGTGCATGGTAGCAAAATTATAGCAGAAGCTATTCTGCCAATAGGTATGTCTCTATTTAAAGGCCCTTATTCaatgatttaattttcattttttacattttaattgattGTTTGTATCAGGTATGCTGtccgaagaagctcaggaagcgAGGAATAAAGATTATAGAGCCTATAGATTACATCATTCGCGAAGAATTGGACGTGTAGCCACTAATGAAGATGTAATGCATAACCTTTTATTGTCTTCAGACCCATTTATAAATAGATTTCGCTCAAAGctgcaaatcaaaaaattggagtacgataatgatgttaaaaaattattaaaagactatgcttaatttatttattcatgttTTTTCTATGGGAGGTGGCCGTAAAAGTGGGCGGATcaggtatatattttcaggagccCATTCTACAATTAtaataattactttttgtgaaaattgaatTGATGCATTAAAAATCAAGGGAGTTATGCCACTTTTTCAATACAAGTTGTATGGGAAGTGGGCGTAAAAGTGGGcggatatttttcaaatttcacacaaatgatTCTGAGTGTTTAAAAATGCTATGTGCCAAAAAACAATGCCGtaggtcaaaatttaatttttactttgtatGGGAGGTGGGCGTAAAAGTGGGCGgatcattttgatttttccattttttcttgattcaaacaaaaaatgcctatgtgccaagtttcattgTCCTTCGACAACTTCTTCTATTTTTAGCCGCTCGTTCAATGAACTTGAACCAATGTGCGGCAtggaaaatttcggccaaatcgtacacaaattgcgacttgtaagtgctcaagaagtcaaatcgggagatctgtttatatgggagctatataaggttatagaccgattcagatcgtacttggcacagctgcaaaatttcattaaaatcggacaaaaattgcggcttgtaagggttcaagaagtcaaatcgggagatcggtttatatgggagctatatcatgttataaaccgatgtagaccgtatttgacacagttgttgaaagtcataacagaacactacgtgcaaaatttcagccaaatcggacaaaaattgcgcaagaattcatatcgggagatcggtttatatgggagctatatctaaatctgaaccgatatggcccatttggaatccctaatgacctacatcaatactaagtatctttgcaaaaaaaaaataaccgttattttaattttcttcaaaaagaaCCTTCATCCTTCAGAGGAATACAAACAGCGTCCttcagtttgtaactcatcgaagaaatgatttgagacccaacaaagtatacgagttctgatcaaaaaataaccgctacgaatattgatatcagacttgtgctttattcccaaagacttttcttttaagccacatattactatggtcgtaagtttgtcctctttggggggtgtttttggagacgggcggtccccaaacacttagtcccacatttttttttttatttgagtcccatattgccatggtcagtctataagttctgtttgggggttggaccccagaaactttggTCCCacattaagatgtcagattcgtattctactcgcaaatacctttaatttgagtcccatattgccatggtcggtaaatatgtccgatttaggggtgttttcggggttggggtggttccccaaacacttggtccgaaaattgtatatcagatatgttttctaatctaaaatacctttcatttgagttccatgttGTCGTgactggtttatatatataattggTAGGGTTTGGGGCGGGGTACCCCATCCGGAATATAGATACCAAACTTTAGTTTTTAGGTTGCTATAAGGATCGCGTTTTCGCTGAAAACGCACgacacatctccgagatttggagtttctgaaaattaggggaaAGGGGAGGGTTGATTTTTatccccttcaccataggatgggggtatactaatttcgtcattctgtttgcaaaaattgcaaattttgcccatgaacatttcactaaggaacaggggcaaacttctcacatatcaatgagtgctgtccgattcaagtttaagctcaa
This Stomoxys calcitrans chromosome 2, idStoCalc2.1, whole genome shotgun sequence DNA region includes the following protein-coding sequences:
- the LOC131995010 gene encoding uncharacterized protein LOC131995010, which encodes MNEKEERAGPSETLILCRIDTEMKRKNLTNSRKNENITFTGNGGGAATVNGVCVANGNGGVCANEDNVNAIDASGSNEVAMDGNEVRKTRRREENDVNDPKKRRINDADVRYTPEHSAVDTSKFHIYCMDTAKLFVDLYGWYYMPVTVHKILVHGSKIIAEAILPIGMLSEEAQEARNKDYRAYRLHHSRRIGRVATNEDVMHNLLLSSDPFINRFRSKLQIKKLEYDNDVKKLLKDYA